A window of the Radiobacillus deserti genome harbors these coding sequences:
- a CDS encoding DUF4212 domain-containing protein — protein sequence MRKVEKKVADAYFRLRTTLIVIYLAIGVCVSYLVVFFARDLSSITFNGFPLHYYMGAQGAVLTFIILLFVNAFVNDKIDQKFGIHSDKKTNLSSGNTLDQ from the coding sequence ATGAGAAAAGTGGAGAAAAAAGTAGCAGACGCTTACTTCCGATTACGAACAACACTAATTGTTATTTATTTAGCGATTGGCGTTTGTGTTTCTTATTTAGTCGTGTTCTTTGCACGGGACTTATCTTCCATTACTTTCAATGGGTTTCCATTGCATTATTATATGGGGGCACAAGGAGCCGTTCTGACATTTATTATTCTTTTGTTTGTAAACGCTTTCGTTAATGATAAGATTGACCAAAAATTCGGGATTCATTCGGATAAGAAAACAAATCTGTCTAGTGGGAACACGTTAGACCAATAA
- a CDS encoding 5' nucleotidase, NT5C type produces the protein MRTLLIDMDSVICDLMTEWHRRYNEDYQDDLHVGKLSTWQSEQFVKPECGVKIYDYLKEPGLFLKLKPLPHAIEVLERLNGQFDILIVTSSVSTAFQEKEQWVEKHLPFIGKHNIIFSHRKNMIVGDLLFDDAPHNLESFHLTGRLAVAMDYPYNHDVEVPRVQNWLDFEQFVLNLDWKRRRTSMKHADVIIVGGGPAGISAAIWCDRLGLDYYVIEQAEELGGQLPSIENAFIDYPGILTRNGKELQEHFLDHIRQSEIRYALRTKLIEINEVDHIITIKHEEIQEKMSYAFLIVAAGSAQRTLGVPGEQAMWDRDEIYSATKDSPKFKEKHVAVIGGGDRALEGALLLAKAGAYVHLIHRSKHFRARNPFLLEARKQKNITIYTNTYVTSINGEHHVSAIDLDTLDDKPFTLQVEAVFVRVGVQPNSHELKGVVALDEAGYVQTNEIGLTTNPSILAIGGYTNGPLIFKCVHSSWAWSSCCQVYI, from the coding sequence TTGCGAACACTGCTTATTGATATGGATTCTGTTATATGTGACTTAATGACCGAATGGCATCGACGTTATAATGAAGATTATCAAGACGACTTGCATGTTGGGAAATTATCCACATGGCAATCTGAGCAATTTGTAAAGCCAGAATGTGGAGTCAAAATCTATGACTATTTAAAAGAACCTGGATTATTTCTCAAACTAAAGCCACTCCCGCATGCAATAGAAGTCCTTGAAAGACTGAATGGCCAATTTGATATTCTGATTGTAACCAGTAGTGTATCTACTGCATTTCAGGAAAAGGAGCAATGGGTGGAAAAGCACCTACCGTTTATCGGGAAGCATAACATAATATTCTCTCATCGAAAAAACATGATTGTTGGGGATTTATTATTTGATGATGCGCCACACAATTTGGAAAGCTTTCATTTAACGGGGAGATTAGCTGTGGCTATGGACTATCCGTATAATCATGATGTAGAGGTTCCCCGTGTTCAAAACTGGTTAGATTTCGAGCAATTTGTACTGAATCTAGATTGGAAGAGAAGGAGAACGTCTATGAAACATGCTGATGTGATTATTGTCGGTGGTGGCCCCGCCGGTATCTCTGCAGCAATTTGGTGTGATCGACTTGGACTTGATTATTATGTAATCGAACAAGCAGAAGAACTCGGTGGGCAATTACCTAGTATCGAAAACGCGTTTATTGATTATCCTGGTATTTTAACAAGGAATGGAAAAGAACTACAAGAGCATTTTCTAGATCATATCAGACAGTCTGAAATCCGATATGCACTCCGAACCAAACTAATCGAAATCAATGAAGTGGATCACATTATCACCATCAAACATGAAGAGATACAAGAAAAGATGTCCTATGCATTTCTCATCGTGGCAGCTGGGTCAGCGCAAAGAACATTAGGAGTTCCTGGTGAACAAGCGATGTGGGATCGAGATGAAATATATTCAGCTACAAAGGACAGCCCAAAATTCAAAGAGAAACACGTGGCAGTGATTGGTGGCGGAGACCGAGCCCTAGAAGGAGCGCTTTTACTGGCCAAAGCGGGTGCATACGTCCACCTTATCCATCGTTCCAAACATTTTCGAGCAAGAAATCCATTTCTTCTAGAAGCAAGAAAACAAAAGAACATCACTATATATACTAATACATACGTAACAAGTATTAATGGAGAACATCATGTGTCCGCTATTGATTTAGATACGTTGGACGATAAACCATTCACTCTTCAAGTGGAGGCTGTTTTTGTTCGAGTCGGGGTACAACCGAACAGTCACGAATTAAAAGGAGTAGTTGCCTTAGACGAGGCTGGATATGTCCAAACGAATGAAATAGGTTTAACCACGAATCCCTCCATTCTCGCTATCGGGGGATATACGAACGGCCCCCTTATATTCAAGTGTGTCCACAGCAGTTGGGCATGGAGCAGTTGTTGCCAAGTATATATCTAG
- a CDS encoding Crp/Fnr family transcriptional regulator: MQTISPRPSDASELSVELLTLLKSIGIKKTVNPNTYIFQEGMEANEIYLIKSGLVQIGKVGSDGKELTLRIGARDDIIGELTLFTDDANYMVGAYAITDSEVLAISKDTLEKELIKSGPLTFEFMKWISLHLRKLQSKIRDLILNGKKGALYSTLIRLTNSYGIQQSDGSILIDIVLTNQEIANFCASARESINRMLSDLRKQKVISIQADNKIVIHDLEFLRNEIDCENCPLNICNID, translated from the coding sequence TTGCAAACAATCTCCCCTCGACCATCCGATGCATCTGAATTATCAGTCGAACTACTTACTTTACTTAAAAGTATTGGAATAAAGAAAACGGTCAATCCAAATACGTATATCTTTCAAGAAGGTATGGAAGCTAATGAAATATACCTTATTAAGTCTGGCTTAGTGCAAATTGGCAAAGTGGGATCTGACGGGAAAGAACTTACATTAAGAATAGGTGCTAGAGACGACATTATTGGAGAGTTAACACTGTTTACAGATGACGCAAACTATATGGTAGGGGCCTATGCTATTACAGATAGTGAAGTGTTAGCAATTAGCAAGGATACGTTAGAAAAAGAACTTATTAAGAGCGGACCTTTAACGTTTGAGTTCATGAAATGGATTAGTCTTCACTTAAGAAAACTACAGTCCAAAATTAGAGATCTAATTTTAAATGGGAAAAAGGGAGCTCTCTATTCCACTCTTATTCGCTTGACCAATAGTTATGGGATCCAACAGTCCGACGGTTCCATTTTAATAGACATTGTTCTCACCAATCAAGAAATCGCAAACTTTTGTGCTTCAGCTAGAGAAAGCATTAATCGAATGCTGAGCGACTTAAGAAAACAAAAGGTGATTTCTATTCAAGCTGATAATAAAATTGTTATTCATGATTTAGAATTCCTCCGAAACGAGATTGACTGTGAGAATTGCCCTTTAAATATATGTAATATCGATTAA
- the tenA gene encoding thiaminase II translates to MLFSEKLRKEADEIYQGIFRHPFVEGLGKGDLDPESIIHYVKADFEYLNAFMNIYGLAIAKSTRREDMAYFHEQIAFVLNGEIHPHNNLCRVAGVAYDDLKGFPLPPTADHYVSHMKSTALTGSMGEILAALLPCPWTYYEIGKYLMETVQPKPDHPFYEWITFYAEDEVGQITNELRRRLDTWAKGVGPDELEKAKVAFLKSCQLEYRFWDMAITKEIWPFSVEQEVTTS, encoded by the coding sequence ATGTTGTTTTCAGAAAAGCTTAGGAAAGAAGCTGACGAAATCTATCAAGGTATATTTCGTCACCCATTCGTCGAAGGACTTGGAAAAGGAGATTTAGATCCTGAATCTATCATTCATTATGTAAAAGCAGACTTTGAGTACTTAAATGCCTTTATGAATATTTATGGGTTAGCGATTGCAAAATCGACCCGAAGAGAAGATATGGCCTACTTCCATGAACAAATTGCTTTTGTATTGAATGGAGAAATACACCCACACAATAATTTATGCCGTGTCGCTGGAGTCGCCTACGATGATCTAAAGGGATTCCCGCTCCCCCCAACCGCAGATCACTATGTCAGTCATATGAAAAGCACTGCTTTAACAGGAAGTATGGGAGAAATATTAGCCGCTCTGTTACCCTGCCCTTGGACCTACTATGAAATAGGGAAATATTTAATGGAGACGGTACAACCAAAACCAGATCATCCATTTTATGAGTGGATTACCTTTTATGCGGAGGATGAAGTTGGCCAAATAACAAATGAATTACGCCGTCGATTAGATACTTGGGCTAAAGGGGTCGGTCCTGATGAACTAGAAAAGGCGAAAGTCGCGTTTTTGAAAAGCTGTCAATTAGAATATCGATTTTGGGATATGGCAATCACAAAAGAAATATGGCCGTTTTCTGTGGAGCAAGAGGTGACTACGTCATGA
- the thiD gene encoding bifunctional hydroxymethylpyrimidine kinase/phosphomethylpyrimidine kinase — protein MTSSIPLALTIAGTDPTGGAGIQADLKTFQEREVYGMSVITSVVAQNTLGVQDVHHIPLSFIEQQIKSVFEDVAPHAVKTGMIATPEMMDIIADSLKRASLPYVLDPVMVAKSGHVLMEASSQKIIQNTLVPLATIVTPNIPEAEILVNFKINNLDDAQKAARVLVEELGAQAAVVKGGHLRGEAIDVLYHEDSFYTFPTARRNTKHTHGTGCTFSAVITAELAKQRSIVEAVSTAKKYITDAIQFPLNIGHGNGPTNHWGHRLKDTPSKREENEHV, from the coding sequence ATGACCTCATCCATTCCACTGGCTTTAACGATTGCTGGAACAGATCCAACCGGCGGAGCAGGTATTCAAGCCGATCTAAAAACCTTTCAAGAAAGAGAAGTTTATGGAATGAGCGTCATTACGTCCGTTGTTGCCCAGAATACGCTTGGAGTCCAAGACGTCCATCACATACCACTATCATTTATCGAACAGCAAATTAAATCTGTATTTGAGGATGTAGCTCCTCATGCTGTAAAAACCGGCATGATTGCAACACCTGAAATGATGGATATAATTGCCGATTCGTTAAAACGTGCATCCCTTCCCTATGTATTGGACCCTGTAATGGTTGCAAAAAGTGGGCATGTGCTAATGGAAGCCTCGTCCCAAAAAATTATTCAGAACACGTTGGTGCCTTTGGCAACGATTGTGACACCTAATATACCGGAAGCAGAAATTCTAGTAAACTTTAAAATTAACAATCTTGATGATGCTCAAAAAGCAGCTAGAGTCCTTGTAGAAGAGCTAGGAGCACAAGCAGCCGTTGTGAAAGGTGGCCACTTACGAGGAGAAGCAATCGATGTTTTATACCACGAGGATTCTTTTTACACCTTCCCTACTGCTCGAAGAAATACAAAACATACGCATGGCACTGGCTGTACGTTTTCGGCCGTTATAACAGCCGAATTAGCTAAACAAAGATCTATTGTAGAAGCCGTGTCTACAGCTAAAAAGTATATAACAGATGCCATTCAATTCCCCTTAAATATCGGACACGGCAACGGTCCTACTAACCATTGGGGACATCGATTAAAAGATACACCAAGTAAGAGAGAGGAGAATGAACATGTCTAA
- the thiM gene encoding hydroxyethylthiazole kinase: protein MNMSNLSTYIERVRERQPLIHNITNQVVINFTANGLYALGAAPVMTNAIEEAADMASNADGLLLNIGTLSSPQVEAMIQAGHAANQRNIPVILDPVGAGATTFRTEAARRILDNVNVSLIRGNAGEIGSLAGLDVKVRGVDSEGFHDFGDIAIHAAKQLQIPVAVTGEKDVITDGKQTFIVENGHSLLTKVTGAGCLLSSVTTAFIACGTDILESTAAAISFYGVVAEVAAENNPGPGSFQMAFLDALHQVDVDTFLEKMKVIFSKEEIK from the coding sequence ATGAACATGTCTAACCTATCTACTTATATTGAACGTGTCCGGGAAAGACAGCCACTTATTCATAATATAACGAATCAAGTGGTTATTAACTTTACAGCAAACGGGTTGTACGCGCTCGGTGCTGCACCAGTCATGACAAATGCGATTGAAGAGGCAGCGGATATGGCTTCTAATGCTGATGGACTTCTATTAAACATTGGCACATTGTCGTCTCCTCAAGTAGAGGCAATGATTCAAGCAGGTCATGCAGCAAATCAACGTAACATTCCAGTTATTCTTGATCCCGTAGGAGCAGGTGCGACTACCTTCCGAACAGAAGCTGCTCGTAGAATTTTGGATAATGTGAACGTATCGCTAATACGTGGAAACGCTGGTGAAATAGGTTCTCTAGCAGGGTTGGATGTAAAAGTGCGGGGAGTTGATTCAGAAGGTTTTCATGATTTTGGAGACATAGCCATTCATGCAGCAAAGCAGTTACAAATACCGGTAGCTGTTACAGGAGAAAAGGATGTTATAACGGATGGTAAACAAACGTTTATCGTGGAAAATGGTCATTCCCTCTTAACCAAAGTGACGGGAGCTGGTTGCCTGTTAAGCTCCGTAACTACTGCATTTATCGCATGTGGAACAGATATCTTGGAATCCACAGCAGCTGCCATAAGCTTTTATGGAGTGGTTGCCGAGGTTGCTGCCGAAAATAATCCGGGGCCAGGTAGCTTTCAAATGGCTTTCTTAGATGCCTTGCACCAAGTGGATGTCGATACCTTTCTTGAAAAAATGAAAGTTATCTTTTCAAAAGAGGAGATAAAATGA
- the thiE gene encoding thiamine phosphate synthase yields MNPSLLKLYFIMGSNNCIKDPLEVLEEALKAGITLFQFREKGKGAKQKEDKKELAQKMKALCRSYKVPFLVNDDIQLALEIEADGIHVGQDDEHISVVRAQCPSDWIIGVSATNVTEAVQAKRDGADYIGVGPIFSTTTKEDAKKPMGLSGLITVRKSVGKSIPIVAIGGIQFSHIKDILQAGADGISIISAISQSRSPFQSTLLLKQELDLYTR; encoded by the coding sequence ATGAATCCTTCCCTTTTAAAGCTATACTTTATCATGGGCAGCAACAACTGCATAAAAGACCCTCTTGAAGTCTTGGAAGAAGCTCTAAAAGCAGGTATTACCCTATTTCAATTTCGAGAAAAAGGCAAAGGTGCAAAACAAAAAGAGGACAAGAAAGAGCTCGCACAAAAAATGAAGGCATTATGTAGATCCTATAAAGTACCATTTCTCGTGAATGATGATATCCAGCTTGCTTTGGAAATTGAAGCAGATGGCATCCACGTTGGACAAGATGATGAACACATATCCGTTGTTCGTGCACAGTGTCCATCCGACTGGATTATAGGAGTTTCCGCAACAAATGTAACAGAAGCTGTTCAGGCCAAAAGAGATGGTGCTGATTATATAGGAGTTGGGCCAATCTTTTCTACAACGACAAAGGAGGATGCAAAAAAACCAATGGGGTTATCTGGGTTAATAACAGTGCGAAAGAGTGTTGGCAAATCAATACCCATTGTGGCAATTGGTGGAATACAATTCTCACACATTAAAGACATACTTCAAGCTGGAGCTGACGGGATATCTATAATTTCAGCCATTAGCCAATCAAGGTCGCCCTTCCAATCTACCTTGCTATTGAAACAAGAGCTCGACCTTTATACCCGCTAG
- the motB gene encoding flagellar motor protein MotB, which translates to MSKKGKKKHHEEHVDESWLIPYADLMTLLLALFLVLYSMSEIDAKKYETLSEVFQKEFTSGTGIMENPSPKEDPEATSLDEQEEKKEETPEEEESPDEEAKKQDQKELEEIQAKINSYIQKNNLTAQLETSLTDEGLLVTIRDNVLFASGNADVRTQDLEIAREISQLLVINPPRNIIISGHTDNVPIQNSDFSSNWELSVMRAVNFMKIILKNDQLNPEWFSAKGFGEYEPIASNDTSEGRARNRRVEILILPRY; encoded by the coding sequence ATGAGTAAAAAAGGCAAAAAAAAGCATCATGAAGAGCATGTTGATGAATCCTGGCTTATCCCGTATGCGGATCTTATGACGCTTTTGTTAGCATTGTTTCTCGTATTATATTCAATGAGTGAGATAGATGCAAAAAAGTATGAAACATTGTCAGAAGTGTTTCAAAAAGAATTTACAAGTGGAACGGGTATCATGGAAAACCCAAGTCCTAAAGAAGATCCTGAAGCAACATCTTTAGATGAACAAGAGGAAAAGAAGGAAGAGACACCTGAGGAAGAAGAATCTCCGGACGAGGAAGCGAAAAAGCAGGACCAAAAAGAACTGGAGGAAATTCAAGCTAAGATTAATTCTTATATTCAAAAGAATAATTTAACTGCTCAATTAGAAACGTCTTTGACGGATGAAGGTCTACTTGTGACTATTCGGGATAATGTGTTGTTTGCGTCTGGGAATGCAGATGTAAGAACACAGGATTTAGAAATTGCACGAGAAATATCTCAGCTTCTTGTTATCAATCCACCACGTAATATTATTATTAGTGGGCATACAGATAACGTACCAATTCAAAACTCTGACTTTTCATCCAATTGGGAGCTTAGTGTAATGCGAGCTGTTAACTTTATGAAAATCATTCTAAAAAATGATCAATTGAATCCAGAGTGGTTTAGTGCAAAAGGATTTGGTGAATATGAACCAATTGCTTCTAATGATACAAGTGAAGGAAGAGCACGAAATCGAAGAGTGGAGATTTTAATATTACCGAGATACTAA
- the motA gene encoding flagellar motor stator protein MotA, producing MDIASLVGLILGIIAVGVGMVFKGVPPTVLINPAAWMIIVLGTVAAVTIAFPMSELKKVPKLFGILFKNQKIADPVVLIKQFSEWAQLSRKEGLLALEPKAAEVEDEFLKNGLTLAIDGQNADYIRDVLSEEIEAMEERHQAGAGIFTQAGTYAPTLGVLGAVIGLIAALGNMQDQEGLGHAISAAFVATLLGIFTGYVLWHPFANKLKRKSKQEAQLKYMMIEGVLSIMEGESPKVIEQKLASYLPTGERKKITEGSGVTADE from the coding sequence ATGGATATAGCTTCATTAGTTGGTTTAATATTAGGAATTATCGCGGTAGGAGTCGGGATGGTCTTTAAAGGTGTACCTCCAACTGTTCTTATCAATCCGGCAGCATGGATGATTATCGTATTAGGAACAGTAGCAGCCGTTACGATTGCATTCCCGATGAGTGAATTAAAGAAAGTTCCAAAGCTATTTGGAATCCTCTTCAAAAATCAAAAAATTGCGGATCCTGTAGTACTTATTAAGCAATTTTCAGAATGGGCACAGCTTTCTAGAAAAGAAGGATTGCTTGCTCTTGAACCGAAAGCAGCTGAAGTAGAAGACGAGTTCTTAAAAAACGGACTCACATTGGCGATTGATGGGCAAAATGCGGATTATATTCGAGATGTTTTATCTGAAGAAATCGAAGCAATGGAGGAGAGACATCAGGCGGGTGCTGGTATTTTTACTCAGGCAGGAACGTATGCTCCAACGCTTGGGGTTTTGGGGGCTGTTATTGGTCTTATTGCCGCACTCGGAAATATGCAAGACCAAGAGGGATTAGGTCATGCCATTAGTGCTGCATTTGTTGCAACTTTACTAGGTATTTTTACTGGATACGTTTTATGGCACCCTTTTGCCAACAAGCTAAAGCGTAAGTCTAAGCAAGAAGCTCAATTAAAATACATGATGATTGAAGGCGTCTTATCTATTATGGAAGGGGAGTCTCCAAAAGTCATTGAGCAAAAATTAGCTTCATATTTGCCAACGGGTGAGCGGAAAAAAATCACTGAAGGAAGTGGAGTGACCGCAGATGAGTAA